In Humulus lupulus chromosome 7, drHumLupu1.1, whole genome shotgun sequence, the following are encoded in one genomic region:
- the LOC133789137 gene encoding disease resistance protein RUN1-like has protein sequence MSRRIEHLESLLLCVPILGICGMGGMGKTTLARALFTQIYNRFEGYCFLENVREEWEKHNGPSLRKQLYSELLNKEKNQDIVMINMFEKDRLCRKKVLIVLDDLDDVDQFEQLLCGDRDWLCHGSRVIITTRDQQILKNIGVDQIYMANQLDDDEALQLFSLNGFKSDFPPTSFMELSIKVVNYAAGMPLALKVLGSHLYSKSEEEWNSAINKLKVFPNQKIQNILRISYDGLDNKQRGVFLDIAFFFKGKDKDFVGGILDDDCTFADVIRVLIDRCLIFEIDYENETTLWMHDLIQKMGRGIVRQECIKEPGMRSRLWITEDICHVLKNNTGSEKVEGIFLNFSGINKGSHFKLKPTVFREMYNLRLLQILFEDCKQMEKCKFQLPHGLDTLPDSLRYLNCPCYPFKSLPSSFVPQHLVELNMPFSKLEQLPNEFKCLESLKVVDLSFSKNLIHMPDLSQANLKSLFVKGCESLEEAPSLKFQQILAHNNINYWRPEETDHKPAWFESYERINYFLNLGGCSTLKVLSEMSGNIKYICLSSTAIEELHSSIWSLVHLSILDLSNCKCLKNLPSGIGQLESLNHLYLDGCLSFDRFPEQLPKKIRLLDLRGTKIKEVPSSSLENLSSLEHLCLMNCTELETLPTSICKLTSLVSLNLSDCSELKSFPEISEPMKSLRNLHLDQTGIIKLPLSIENLIGLERLSLRRCNNLEFIPNNIYNMSHLQWLCLSKCSKLQSLPAVTADFQFKIEVDLSYKNIF, from the exons ATGAGCAGACGCATTGAACATCTTGAATCATTGTTATTATGTGTTCCAATTTTGGGCATTTGCGGCATGGGCGGCATGGGTAAGACAACTCTAGCGCGAGCCTTATTTACTCAAATTTACAATCGGTTCGAAGGTTACTGCTTTCTTGAAAATGTTAGGGAAGAATGGGAAAAACATAATGGGCCCAGTTTGAGGAAACAACTTTATTCTGAGTTATTGAATAAGGAAAAAAATCAAGATATAGTCATGATCAACATGTTTGAGAAGGATAGACTTTGTCGTAAAAAAGTACTAATTGTTCTTGATGATTTGGATGATGTAGATCAATTTGAGCAATTATTATGTGGAGATCGTGATTGGTTATGTCATGGAAGTAGAGTAATTATAACTACTAGAGATCAACAAATACTTAAGAATATTGGGGTTGATCAAATCTACATGGCAAATCAACTAGACGATGATGAGGCTCTTCAACTCTTTAGTTTGAATGGATTCAAAAGTGATTTTCCACCAACTAGTTTTATGGagttgtcaataaaagtagtgaATTATGCCGCAGGAATGCCATTGGCTCTTAAAGTTTTAGGTTCTCATTTGTATTCGAAAAGTGAAGAAGAGTGGAATAGTGCAATAAACAAGTTGAAAGTGTTTCCCAACCAAAAGATTCAAAATATATTGAGGATAAGTTATGATGGGCTAGACAATAAACAAAGGGGTGTATTTCTAGATATCGCATTCTTTTTCAAAGGCAAGGATAAGGATTTTGTGGGAGGAATATTGGATGATGATTGTACGTTTGCGGATGTGATTAGAGTTCTCATTGATAGATGTTTGATATTTGAGATAGATTATGAGAATGAGACCACACTATGGATGCATGATTTGATACAAAAAATGGGCCGGGGAATTGTTCGTCAAGAATGCATCAAAGAGCCTGGAATGCGTAGCAGACTATGGATTACAGAAGACATTTGTCATGTCTTAAAAAATAACACA GGTAGCGAAAAAGTTGAAGGAATATTCCTAAATTTCTCTGGGATCAATAAAGGGAGTCATTTCAAATTGAAGCCTACAGTCTTTAGAGAAATGTACAATCTAAGACTACTTCAAATATTATTTGAAGATTGTAAACAAATGGAGAAGTGCAAATTTCAACTTCCTCATGGTCTTGATACACTTCCTGATTCTCTTAGATATCTCAATTGTCCTTGCTACCCATTCAAGTCTTTACCATCAAGTTTTGTGCCACAACATCTTGTGGAACTCAACATGCCCTTTAGCAAGTTGGAGCAACTTCCAAACGAATTCAAG TGTCTTGAGAGCTTAAAAGTTGTCGATCTCAGTTTTTCAAAGAATTTGATTCATATGCCAGATTTATCTCAAGCTAATTTGAAGAGTCTATTTGTTAAAGGCTGTGAGAGTTTGGAAGAAGCTCCTTCACTCAAATTTCAACAAATTCTTGCTCACAATAATATCAATTATTGGAGACCTGAGGAGACTGATCATAAACCAGCGTGGTTCGAATCTTATGAACGCATAAACTACTTTCTTAATCTCGGTGGCTGCTCTACTCTTAAAGTTCTCTCAGAGATGTCTGGGAACATTAAATACATTTGTTTATCTTCCACTGCCATAGAAGAGCTGCACTCTTCAATTTGGTCTCTTGTTCATCTTTCTATTTTGGATCTTAGCAATTGTAAATGCCTCAAGAATCTTCCGAGTGGAATTGGACAGTTGGAGTCTCTAAATCATCTATATTTAGATGGTTGTTTATCTTTTGATAGGTTTCCTGAGCAGCTTCCAAAGAAaattagattattagacttgagGGGAACTAAGATAAAAGAAGTGCCTTCGTCTTCCTTAGAAAATCTCTCTAGTCTTGAGCATCTATGTCTAATGAATTGCACAGAGCTTGAAACCCTACCAACGAGTATCTGTAAGCTGACATCTCTTGTGAGTCTAAACCTATCTGATTGCTCAGAATTGAAAAGTTTCCCAGAAATCTCAGAGCCAATGAAAAGTTTGAGAAACCTTCATCTAGATCAAACAGGAATTATAAAGTTACCCTTGTCAATtgaaaatcttattgggcttgaACGGCTGAGTTTAAGGAGATGTAATAATCTAGAGTTTATTCCAAACAACATATACAATATGAGCCATCTTCAATGGCTGTGCCTTTCTAAATgttcaaaacttcaaagtttgcCTGCTGTGACGGCTGATTTCCAATTTAAGATTGAAGTGGATCTGAGCTATAAAAACATATTCTAA